The Cryptococcus gattii WM276 chromosome B, complete sequence genome has a segment encoding these proteins:
- a CDS encoding Fructose-bisphosphatase, putative (Similar to TIGR gene model, INSD accession AAW40656.1) gives MAAPQATLGADLEPPATDLITLTRHILSQQYALGESATGDLTMLLIAIQVTSKYIASNVRKARLINLVGLAGASNVQGEDQKKLDVLSNDIMVNALSASGKCSVMVSEEVDEAIIVGGNKGTYCVVFDPLDGSSNIDAGVNVGTIFGVYKVQDGSKGSVKDVLRPGREMVAAGYTMYGSSCNLVLSTGNGVDGFTLDESLGEFILTHPAIKIPSRGKIYSFNEGNSLHFHPPTNDYLNSIKYPENGKPYSARYIGSMVADVHRTLLYGGIFGYPDDKKSKDGKLRMLYEAFPMSFLTEQAGGVATTGSQRILDIVPTSIHGRCPVFLGSKEDVEDLKKFYAGYKDDSRKW, from the exons ATGGCCGCCCCACAAGCTACTCTCGGTGCCGATCTTGAGCCCCCTGCGACTGACTTGATCACCCTTACCAGGCATATCTTGTCTCAACAATATGCTTTGGGTGAGAGCGCTACTGGCGACCTTACCATGCTTTTGATCGCCATCCAG GTGACTTCCAAATACATCGCCTCCAACGTCCGAAAAGCTCGTCTGATCAACCTCGTTGGTCTTGCCGGTGCTTCCAACGTCCAGGGCGAGGACCAGAAAAAGCTCGATGTGCTTTCAAATGACATCATGGTCAATGCTTTGAGCGCCAGTGGAAAGTGCTCAGTCATGGTTAGTGAGGAGGTTGACGAAGCTATCATTGTTGGTGGAAACAAGGGTACCTA CTGTGTTGTTTTCGACCCTCTCGACGGCTCTAGTAACATTGATGCTGGTGTTAACGTCGGTACCATTTTCGGTGTCTACAAGGTG CAAGATGGTTCTAAGGGCTCTGTTAAGGACGTTCTTCGTCCCGGTAGGGAAATGGTCGCTGCTGGTTACACCATGTACGGTTCTTCGTGTAACCTTGTTTTGTCCACCGGTAACGGTGTTGACGGTTTCACCCTCGACGAG TCCCTCGGAGAGTTCATCCTTACCCACCCAGCCATCAAAATCCCCTCTCGAGGCAAGATCTACTCATTCAACGAAGGAAACTCTTTGCACTTCCACCCCCCTACCAACGACTACCTCAACAGCATCAAGTACCCTGAGAATGGCAAGCCTTACTCTGCGAGGTACATCGGTTCCATGGTTGCCGATGTTCACCGAACGTTGTTGTACGGCGGTATCTTTGGCTACCCTGATGAcaagaagagcaaggaTGGTAAATTGAGGATGCTTTACGAGGCCTTCCCTATGTCTTTCCTCACCGAGCAGGCTGGCGGTGTTGCCACTACTGGCTCTCAACGTATTCTCGACATTGTCCCCACCTCTATTCACGGCCGATGCCCAGTCTTCTTGGGTAGTAAGGAGGATGTAGAGGATTTGAAGAAGTTCTATGCCGGTTACAAGGATGACTCTAGGAAGTGGTAA